Below is a genomic region from Streptomyces katrae.
CATCACCGGGCACGAGCTGCGCCACCTGGAACTCGGGCACTGCCACGAGCACGCCTTCGAGGCCTCCGCGGCCGCCCGTCTCCTCCACCACGACGGCGACCTGCGGCAGGTGGTCGCGTCGGCGCTGGCGGTAGCCGGCCGGAAGGGTCCCGTACTGCTGGAGGAGGACGGCACCGCCGCCCGCAGGCACCGGATGCAGGAGCAGGCGGCCGAGCGGTACGGGCTGGAGCTGGCACACGCCGTACGGCACCTCCTGACGGTCCCCGATGCTCCCGAGCTCGACCGGAGCACCCGCTCCGGCCGGATAGAAGCGGCGCTCTGCAACCACGGGATCCGAGGCTGAGCGTGCCGGATCCGACCGTTCTCTTTCCCACGGTGCTCGGCGGCGTGGCCGCCCTGCTCAGACTTCCCGGCCTGCTGAGGAATCCGCGCGATCCCCTGCTCCGGGCGGTCATGGCCATGCTCGTGGCGGCCGTGGGGGTGTTCTTCTTCACCTCCGTCCCCGTGGTCGCCAAGGTCAACGAGCTCACGGGCATCCCGAACGCCGCGGCCCCCTTCGACTACTTCTGGGCCATGGCCTGCGCGGCGTCGGGGATCGTGCTGGTCATCAACTGGCGGGGCGGGTCCCCCGAACGCATCCGGCGGGCGACCCGCTGGTGCATCGCGGCCTACGGGACGCTCTGCGCCGCCATCGCCGTGCTGTTCGCGCTCGCGCAGGCGCCCGTAGAGCGGCTGCGTGACCTGGACACCTACTACGCCAACACCCCTTACATGCGCGAGATGATCGTCCTCTACCTGGTCGGCCACACCGCGGCGTCGACCCTCATGGCCACCCTGTGCTGGCGCTGGCTGCGCCACGTGGGAGGGGAGCTGAGGGCGGGACTGGCCCTCATGGTGACGGGCTACGGACTCGCGATCTGCTTCGGCGTCCTCAAGTTCACCGCCCTGGGAGCACGGTGGGCCGGAGCGGACTGGGACGTGCTCAGTACCGAGGTGGCACGGGCCTGCACCTCGGTGGCCGCCCCCCTCATCGCGATCGGCATGGTGCTCCCGATCGTCGTACGGCGCTTCCGGGGACGCTGGCGGGACTGGACCCACTACCGGCGGCTCGGACCCCTCTCGCAGCTGGTGGGCGGGCTGGTACCGACGCCGGCGGCGGTCAGCGTGCCACTGCTGGCGTCGGTGGGTGTACGGCGCCTCCAGCGGGAATCGCTGATCCACGACGGACTGCTCACCCTCAACCCCTACTTCGACCTCGGCCTCCGGGCGCGGGCACTGGCCGAAGCCGTCGCCGGCGGCGCCCCCAGCGCCCACGCGGAGGCCGGTGCGGACGCGGTCATGGTCCTCGCCGCGGTGGAGACGATGCGCGCCGACCCCGAGGGACGGGTGATCGCCTCTTCGAGGACCCTTCAGGAACCGGCGGGCAAGGACCGCGACCTGATCCGCATCTCGCAGGCGCTCGCGCACACCACGAAACGGGCCGCCGGCAGGCCGCGAGCCGCGGAGGCCGCGCGTTGAGCAGCGTCTACTACTACCTCCCCGCCCTCCTGCTGCTCGTCTCCTTCGCGCTGAGGGTGCCCGGGCTCGTGCGGCACTGGCGTGATCCGCTGGTCCGTTCCGTGGGCGTGGTGATCCCCCTCGGCGCCGTGGTCTTCTTCTTCGCCGCGCCGCCGACGGTGTCCGAGGTGAACGCGCTCACCGGTGTCGCCAATTTCTCGGCTCCGCTGGTCTACGCCGTCGTCACCGCCGGGAGCGCCGCCGTCATCAACCTGATGCTGACCTGGCAGGGCGGGCCCGAGGAACGGCGCCGTGCGGCCGTCTTGTGGTGTGCCGGGGCCTACGGGACGGTGATCGTGGCGCTGCTCGCCCTGTTCGCCCTCGGCGACGCGCCCGACGAACGCCTCCAGGACTTCGACACGTACTACTCCACCACCCCGTACCTCCGCGAGATGATCGTCCTCTATCTCGTCGCCCACGCGGCGGCGACGGCCGTCCTGTCGGTCCTGTGCCGGCGCTGGGCACAGGAGGTGACCGGTCTGCTGCGCACCGGGCTCGTCCTCATCGGGGCCGGAGGGGTCCTGGGCCTCGGCTACACCGTGGGCAAGCTCCTCGCCGTGGGCGCGCGCTGGACCGGCCACGACTGGGACGGGATCAGCACGACGGTGGCCCCCTCCCTGGCCGCTCTCTCCTCGCTGCTCCAGTGCGTCGGGTTCGCCCTTCCCGCCGTCGGCGAGAGCCTGCGCAGGCAGTCGAGGCAGTGGTCGCGGTACCACCGGCTGGGGCCGCTGTGGGAGATCATCCGCGCGGTCGTCCCGTACGAGCTCGTACGCATCCCCCCGTGGTCCTCGCTGAGCAGGCGCCACCTGCGGCGGACGTGCGACATCCGGGACGGGCTGCGGCTCCTCGCGCCCTACCTCGATACGGTCGCGGTGGCGGACGCGCCTGAACCCGCGGCCGGGCCGGGCGCGTTGAAAGGGGAGGCCGTGGCGCACGCCGCGCTGGTCATCGCGGCGTTCGGCTCCCTGAACAGCTCCCTGAACACCCGTCCCGGCGCGGCCGCCGGCGGCGGCAGTGTCCAGAGCCTGATCGACAGCGAGGACGAACTCGTGCGCCTTTCGGACGCGGTACGGGTCCTTGCGCCCCGCCGCGGGGGCCCGGCCGCCGGCCACGGGCGGGACGGCCACGGGCGGGACGGCCACGGGCGGGACGGCCACGGGCGGGACGGCCACGGACCTTCGGCGGCGCCGCAGAAGGCCGTGTCATGAACGGTCCGCGCGGCACCGGCGCCCGGACGGTCCGCCGGCGCGCGGTCGTCATCGGCGGGGGCTCGGCGGGAATGCTGGCCGCCGCCGCGCTGCGGGGCGCGGTCGACGAGGTACTCGCCGTCGAGAGCGACGAGTTGCCCGACGGCCCGCTCCCCCGCAAGGGGCTCCCCCAGGCACGGCACGCGCACATGCTCTGGAGCGGCGGCGTACGGGCGGCCGAGGCGGTCCTGCCCGGGATCACCGAGTGCTGGCTGGCCGCCGGCGCGAACCGGATCCCGACCCCCACGGGCATGGTCGCGCTCACCTCCCAGGGCTGGCTGAGGCGCTGGGACCGCGAGACCCACTTCGTCCTGGGGTGCAGCCGCGACCTCATGGACTCGGTCGTGCGCGACCACGTCCTGGGCCGGGAGGGCGTCACGATCTTGCCGCACACCCGGGCGGAGGGCCTGACCGGCAGCCCGTCCCGCGTCACCGGGGTGCGGGTGCGCGGGCGGGCCGGCCACGAGCATGTCCTGGAGGCCGACTTCGTCGTGGACGCGAGCGGCCGCGCCTCGCGGGCGCCCCGCCACCTGGAGGAACTGGGGGTGCCTCCCGCACCCGAGCGCTCCCTGGACCTCGGGCTGGTGTACGCGACGCGGGTCTTCCGGGCCCCGGAAGGAGCCGCGGGATTCCCCATCGTCAGCGTGCAGTCCGATCCCCGCAGCGGGCGCCCCGGGCAGAGCGCGAGCATCCTGCCCGTGGAGGACGGGCGGTGGATCGTCACGGAGACGGGAACCAGGGCCGGTGCGCCGACGGGGGACGCCGAGGACTTCGCGGCGTTCCCGCTCGGACTGCGTCACCCCGTGGTCGGGGAGATCATCTCCCGCCTCGAACCCCTCACCGGCGTGTCGCTGAGCAGGAGCACGCGCAATACGCGGCGGTATTTCGAGCAGGTGCGGGGCTGGCCGGAACGGTTCGTCGTCCTGGGCGACGCCCTCGCGGCGTTCAACCCCCTGTACGGGCACGGCATGTCCGTCGCCGCGCAGACGGCCGCCGTCCTGCGCGCGGAGGTCGAGGCCCGCGGTGTGGACGCCTCCGGCCTCGCACGGCGCGTCCAGAGGGCCATGGCGAAGCCGGTGGACTCGGCCTGGGAGCTGGCCATGGGGCAGGACGTGTTCTACCCGGAGGTCCAGGGCGGTGCTCCCGGCCTCCGGGACAGGGTCCTGGCCCGGTACGTGGACCGCCTGGTGAGGACGAGCTGCGGGAGGTTCAGCATGGTGGAGGACCTCACGGACGTCACCTCGCTCCAGGCTCCGCTGACCTCGCTGGTCAGCCCGCGCGTCCTGTGGGGAGCCGTACGGGGGCCGCGGTACCCGCCGCTGGACGGGCCGCCCCTGACGGCACGGGAGCTGGCACTCGTCGGCGGCGGGGCGCCCGGGTGATCGGGCCACGGCGGCCCGGGAGGGTGTGAAAGGGTTCGCGTCGGCGCTGCGCCGCTCCGACGCGCCAGCTCCCCGGACCCTTTCGCGGACGGCACGCGGGGGGAGCAAGATGGGACCGGGCGGAGGCGCACCGCCTGGTGGGACGTGATCTCAGTGGGGTGAGGAAGATGAGCCGGCGGCACACGGACGCCGAGACCCTCGTGCGGCGCGGCGCCGACGGGCAGTTCTACGTGGCGGCCCAGGACGTCACCGCGATCCTCCGCGACATGGCACGGACCTTCGATCTGCACGCGCAGTCCGACGAGGCCACCTGGACGCCGGAAGGCCGGACGACCCCGGTCCGTCTGGACGAGGACACGATGCGGACGGTGGCGAGCATCCTGCGGGCGCAGGCCGACGAGATGGAGGTCCAGCTCATCGAGATCGCCGCGACCAGCACCCCTTCGGCCGGGCCGGCCAGCACCCTTTCGGCCGGGCGTCCGGACCGGTCGAGGCCGCCGGGGAAGGGGCGCGGACAGGCGCAACGGTGACGCGAGGGGTGGAGGCGGTGATCCCGCCGGCGCCGGCCGCCGGCCCGTGACGATGGTCGGGTCAGGTCAGGGCCGGTCCAGGCCCCAGGTCTGGAGGACGTACGGGCGGCCCTTCTCCTCGCCCGTGATCAGGGGCACGTCGAGCAGCCTGAAGCCGGCCTTCCCGGCGACGGCGACGCTGGCGGCGTTCTCGGCCTCCAGCTCCAGGATCACCCGCTGCGCGCCCCACTGCTCGAACGCGTAGGCGGCCATCACCCGCACGGCGCGGGCGGCCAGCCCCTGCCCACGGTGTGCCGGACCCACGGCGTAGCCGATCTCCGTGCCTTCGGGGGCGCGGCGCAGCATGATCTCGCCGAGCGGTGCGCCGCCGTCGAGGGTGATGGCGAGGAGGATGGTCGTGCCCTCCTGCCGCAGCTCCCGGTCGCGCACCAGCCGGGCGCGGGCGGCCGCTTCGTCGAAGGGCGAGACGATCGGCGTCCAGTACGCGATGTCGGGGTGGTCGAACAGCCCGGGCATCGCGGCCAGGTCGCCTTCCGTCCAGTCGCGCAGCACGAGCCCCTCCCCCGACAGTTCGATCCGCTCGGGCAGGGACGACGTGGTGCTGCTCATGCTGGAAGACCTCTCTGTCCTGTTCAGGACAAGGCAAGATACCCGGGGGGTGGGTGGGAGCACGCGGATTTTTCTGCGGGGTGGGGGTGTGGGTGGCCGGGGGCCGTTCGGGCCCGGCGGGACGGCGCGCGCCGTCAGCGCCGTCAGCGCCGTCGCCGCTGTCACCGCCGTCACCGCCGTCACCGCCGTCACGCCGACGGCCGGTCCTCCCACGGCCGTACCCGTCCGACGACGTACGGCCCGTCGTCGCTCTGCGGGGTCCTCAGGGCGGCCAGTACGCCCCCGCTGATCTCCCCGTGGTCCAGCCACCGGGTGTGCGCGCCCGGGCCGGTGAACCCGAGGACCACGGCACGGTGGCGGGCGCGGCCCAGGGCCTCGGGCGGCCGGGGCGCGGGGGCCGTGGGCGCCGCGGCTGCGCTGCCCAGCACCTCCAGCACCGACGCGCCGTCCGCCAGGGCGGCGGCGACGGCGGCATACGCGTGGGGCCGGCCGTGGGCGTGCACCCACAGCACGGCCTGCCGGAAGGGCCCCGTCCGTGCCGCGACCCGTCGCAGCGCCGCGGCGAAGCCGAGGGGATCGGTGTAGTCCGCGCTCACCGGCAGCAGCCGGCCGCCTGCGGTACCCAGGTCCCCGAAGGCTCCCGGCCCGGGCGGCTTCCGGGAGACGACCACCGCCGTCAGCCCCTCGCGGACCAGCCCGCCCACCACCCCGGCGAGCATCCCCGTACCGCCCACGACCAGTACGGGACCGCACACGGGCGCGTCGTCGGCATTCATCCGGGGATGTTCGCACGGCCGGCCGGTGGACGTCGCCCCGGTCGGCGGCGGCGGCGTGGAGAACCGCGGCCGCCGACGGATCCGCACCCGGCCGGAATCCTGTCCCCCTCTTCCGGCTCCGGCCAATTTGCCCCGGTCCGCGTGGCGGGTCGCGAGCGGACTTCGATTCCGCTTCGAGGGATTCTCGCTCGCCCTGTGAAAACGTCGTCACGCCAAGCTCCACTGGGGACGAAAGGACGCAGCAAATGGCCAAGTCAGGGCGCAAGTTCGGTATCGCCGCCACGGTGGCCGCGTTGGTGGCCGTGATGGTCGCCGTCGTGGGCCCGCAGGGAGCGAGTGCACAGGACCAGTCGCGCAAGGGCTGGGACCACTTCGGGTTCGGGGTGCCGTGGGAGGACTCCTACGGGTACTCGCAGGCGATCAGAGCCGGTGACACCGTCTACATCTCGGGGCAGCTGTCGCACGACGCGGCCGGCAACATCGTGGGCGTCGGCGACTTCGAGAAGCAGGTGCGCCAGTCGTTCGCCAACCTCGACAAGGTGCTCGCGCACTACAAGATCCCGCGCAGCCAGATCATCAGCATGAAGATCTACACCAAGGACCTGCGCAAGAACTTCGACACGGCCGCGCGGCTGCACAAGGAGTACAACGGCAACCACCGCACGACCGACACCATCCTCGGTGTCAGCGACCTGGCCTTCCCCGACCAGCTGGTGGAGATCGAGGCCGTCGCGCTGGTGAAGCCGCGTTCCTGACGCGTTCGTGACCGAGCCGGCCGCGCGGCGACCGCCGCGCGGCCGCTCAGCGCGTTGCGGCTCTGCCCCGGGCGCCGCAGACCTCGACCGCCGTGAAGCGGGTCGGGACGTGCCTGGTCCTGGGAGGGCCAGGCTGGGGGGCGGGGGGCGGGGCACAATCGGGGGATGACCGTGAACCCGCCGGCGGCCGCCGCCGCGACCAGTCTGGGTGACTTCCTGCGTACCCGCCGCTCCCGTCTGACGCCCGAGGACGTCGCGCTGCGCGACTACGGGGGCCGGCGGCGGGTCGCCGGGCTGCGCCGGGAGGAGATCGCGCGGCTCGCGGGGGTCAGCGTGGAGTACTACACGCGGATGGAACAGGGCCGGGTGGCCAACCCGTCGGCGGCGGTCCTCGACGCGCTCGCCGGGGCGCTGCGGCTGACCGAGGACGGGACCCGGCACCTGCACCAGCTCGCCCACCCGGCCCGCCCGGCGCCCGGCACGGGCGCCCAGCGGGTGCGGCCCGTCCTGCGGCTGCTGCTCGGCGAACTGCGCGACGTGCCCGCGATGGTGATGGGCCGCCGGATGGACGTGCTGGCCCTGAACGCGGCGGCGAGCGCCCTGCTCGGCGACTTCGGCGCCTCGGGCGGCCCGGGCGGGGGCAACATCGCCCGCACCACCTTCCTCGACCCGGCGGCCCGCGAGCTGTACGCGGACTGGAGCGGCTGCGCCCGCGAGAACGTGGCCTACCTGCACCTGGAGGCCGGGCGCCGGCCGCAGGACCCGGAACTGGCGCGCCTCATTGGTGAGTTGTCCATGCGGAGTGAAGAGTTCCGGCGGTGGTGGGCGGAGCATCCCGTGCAGGACAAGACCTCGGGGCGCAAGCGCTTCCGCCACCCGGTCGTCGGCGAGCTGGAGCTGGCGTACGAAACCCTCCGCGCGGCCGACGACCCCGACCAGGCCCTCATCACCTACACCGCCGAACCCGGCACCCGCGACCACGACGCCCTGCGCATGCTGCTCGCCTGGTCGGCGTCCGGCTGAGCCGCGCGTGACGGCCGCGGTTCGCCCAGGGGCGGGCGGCCGGCGGCCGACGTCAAGGGATTCTTGACAAATGGGGGGCGTCAAGGTTTCCTTGACGCATGATGATCTTGAAGTTGAAGGCGTCGCGGGGCTCTTCCCCTGGCGCGTCCATGGCCTGGGCCGGGGCCCGGGTTGCCGCCCGGTCGGGGCGGGGGGCCGCTGACGAGGCTGTACTTGACGGGCTCGAGCCGCTGCACGGGCTGTGCCGATGAGTGAGGGGCCGCTGCTGGAGCCGGCGGAGATGGACCGCATCCGGGACGGGATCGCCGCGGCCGTGCTCGCGGCGCCCGACGGGCTCGCCGAGTCGCTGGAGCACGAGCACGACGCCCGCGGGTACCTGCGCCTGCTGGACGCCTCGCGCGTCGGCGCCGAGGAGGCGAGCCGGCTGCTGCGCGAGGCGGTTCAGGGGGCGAGGGCCGCGGGCCACAGCTGGGACACCGTGGGCCGGGTGCTGGGGGTGAGCCGCCAGGCCGCCCAGCAGCGGTTCGCGAGCAAGGCCGCGGCCGCACCGGCCGCCGGGGGGCCGGGCGCCCCGGAGCGCCGCACGCTCAGCGGGTTGACCGCGTTCAACGAGATGGCCGCCCTGGAGGAGGCCGGACGGGACGGCTGGCACATGGTCGGCTACGGGCCCTTCTTCCACGAGGTCGAGGCGTCCGGCCACCCCTGGGAGCACTGCCGGGTCACCCTCCCCTCCGCCGCGCGGCACCGGCGGCTGGAGTCGGAGGGGTGGATCCCGGTGGGTGCGGGATGGTTCCCATGGCGGTACTACAAGCGCGCCGTGGGGCCGGCCGGCTGAGGGGCGTTCCCGGGAAATCCCGAGGTCCGTGCCGTGCGGCGTCCCGCCCCGCCGGGAGGAAATTCCGTGCCGGAGGTGCGGGGGGCGGAGCAGAATCGGGCCATGGCGGACATGGGGGAGTTCAGGGACGCGGTGGCCCGGTCGGTGGCCGGCGGGGACGGGGGCGGCCTCGTGGAGGCCGCCTCGGGGGTGCGGGGCGTGGTGCTGGTGGAGGGGCCCAGTGACCTCGCCGCACTGGAGGCCC
It encodes:
- a CDS encoding toxin-antitoxin system, toxin component; translation: MFKQREIRQSVSAMVGGLGHLKSPVAAEVICLALCDAMSRRRGRKIEFRSTSFPPGTVSGLALNIGDRDLIIIEERTVGEHQIVITGHELRHLELGHCHEHAFEASAAARLLHHDGDLRQVVASALAVAGRKGPVLLEEDGTAARRHRMQEQAAERYGLELAHAVRHLLTVPDAPELDRSTRSGRIEAALCNHGIRG
- a CDS encoding MAB_1171c family putative transporter; the encoded protein is MPDPTVLFPTVLGGVAALLRLPGLLRNPRDPLLRAVMAMLVAAVGVFFFTSVPVVAKVNELTGIPNAAAPFDYFWAMACAASGIVLVINWRGGSPERIRRATRWCIAAYGTLCAAIAVLFALAQAPVERLRDLDTYYANTPYMREMIVLYLVGHTAASTLMATLCWRWLRHVGGELRAGLALMVTGYGLAICFGVLKFTALGARWAGADWDVLSTEVARACTSVAAPLIAIGMVLPIVVRRFRGRWRDWTHYRRLGPLSQLVGGLVPTPAAVSVPLLASVGVRRLQRESLIHDGLLTLNPYFDLGLRARALAEAVAGGAPSAHAEAGADAVMVLAAVETMRADPEGRVIASSRTLQEPAGKDRDLIRISQALAHTTKRAAGRPRAAEAAR
- a CDS encoding MAB_1171c family putative transporter yields the protein MSSVYYYLPALLLLVSFALRVPGLVRHWRDPLVRSVGVVIPLGAVVFFFAAPPTVSEVNALTGVANFSAPLVYAVVTAGSAAVINLMLTWQGGPEERRRAAVLWCAGAYGTVIVALLALFALGDAPDERLQDFDTYYSTTPYLREMIVLYLVAHAAATAVLSVLCRRWAQEVTGLLRTGLVLIGAGGVLGLGYTVGKLLAVGARWTGHDWDGISTTVAPSLAALSSLLQCVGFALPAVGESLRRQSRQWSRYHRLGPLWEIIRAVVPYELVRIPPWSSLSRRHLRRTCDIRDGLRLLAPYLDTVAVADAPEPAAGPGALKGEAVAHAALVIAAFGSLNSSLNTRPGAAAGGGSVQSLIDSEDELVRLSDAVRVLAPRRGGPAAGHGRDGHGRDGHGRDGHGRDGHGPSAAPQKAVS
- a CDS encoding NAD(P)/FAD-dependent oxidoreductase, with the translated sequence MNGPRGTGARTVRRRAVVIGGGSAGMLAAAALRGAVDEVLAVESDELPDGPLPRKGLPQARHAHMLWSGGVRAAEAVLPGITECWLAAGANRIPTPTGMVALTSQGWLRRWDRETHFVLGCSRDLMDSVVRDHVLGREGVTILPHTRAEGLTGSPSRVTGVRVRGRAGHEHVLEADFVVDASGRASRAPRHLEELGVPPAPERSLDLGLVYATRVFRAPEGAAGFPIVSVQSDPRSGRPGQSASILPVEDGRWIVTETGTRAGAPTGDAEDFAAFPLGLRHPVVGEIISRLEPLTGVSLSRSTRNTRRYFEQVRGWPERFVVLGDALAAFNPLYGHGMSVAAQTAAVLRAEVEARGVDASGLARRVQRAMAKPVDSAWELAMGQDVFYPEVQGGAPGLRDRVLARYVDRLVRTSCGRFSMVEDLTDVTSLQAPLTSLVSPRVLWGAVRGPRYPPLDGPPLTARELALVGGGAPG
- a CDS encoding GNAT family N-acetyltransferase, encoding MSSTTSSLPERIELSGEGLVLRDWTEGDLAAMPGLFDHPDIAYWTPIVSPFDEAAARARLVRDRELRQEGTTILLAITLDGGAPLGEIMLRRAPEGTEIGYAVGPAHRGQGLAARAVRVMAAYAFEQWGAQRVILELEAENAASVAVAGKAGFRLLDVPLITGEEKGRPYVLQTWGLDRP
- a CDS encoding short-chain dehydrogenase; the encoded protein is MNADDAPVCGPVLVVGGTGMLAGVVGGLVREGLTAVVVSRKPPGPGAFGDLGTAGGRLLPVSADYTDPLGFAAALRRVAARTGPFRQAVLWVHAHGRPHAYAAVAAALADGASVLEVLGSAAAAPTAPAPRPPEALGRARHRAVVLGFTGPGAHTRWLDHGEISGGVLAALRTPQSDDGPYVVGRVRPWEDRPSA
- a CDS encoding RidA family protein, which encodes MAKSGRKFGIAATVAALVAVMVAVVGPQGASAQDQSRKGWDHFGFGVPWEDSYGYSQAIRAGDTVYISGQLSHDAAGNIVGVGDFEKQVRQSFANLDKVLAHYKIPRSQIISMKIYTKDLRKNFDTAARLHKEYNGNHRTTDTILGVSDLAFPDQLVEIEAVALVKPRS
- a CDS encoding helix-turn-helix domain-containing protein, whose product is MTVNPPAAAAATSLGDFLRTRRSRLTPEDVALRDYGGRRRVAGLRREEIARLAGVSVEYYTRMEQGRVANPSAAVLDALAGALRLTEDGTRHLHQLAHPARPAPGTGAQRVRPVLRLLLGELRDVPAMVMGRRMDVLALNAAASALLGDFGASGGPGGGNIARTTFLDPAARELYADWSGCARENVAYLHLEAGRRPQDPELARLIGELSMRSEEFRRWWAEHPVQDKTSGRKRFRHPVVGELELAYETLRAADDPDQALITYTAEPGTRDHDALRMLLAWSASG